The following coding sequences lie in one Alloacidobacterium dinghuense genomic window:
- a CDS encoding DUF4337 domain-containing protein: MEPNEAQELQEEHEQAARNPSLRPVSFTMSVLAVLVAISTVLGHRTHTEAVLAQARASDQWNEYQAKKIRLNETQLTSDILSILAVHDDKAKKLMDGYKAHSDKWGADLQQEEDKAHEFEAEVRRSERKANRFDLGEALLEIGLVVTSITLLTRQRAYWYLGMGFGIAGMAVCVTVLLLHL; the protein is encoded by the coding sequence ATGGAACCGAATGAAGCGCAGGAATTGCAGGAAGAACATGAACAGGCTGCCAGAAATCCCAGCCTTCGCCCCGTAAGCTTCACCATGAGCGTACTCGCCGTGCTCGTGGCCATTTCCACAGTGCTTGGACACCGCACGCACACGGAGGCAGTCCTTGCCCAAGCCAGGGCCAGTGATCAATGGAATGAATACCAGGCAAAGAAAATCCGTCTGAATGAAACGCAATTGACCTCTGACATCTTGTCCATTCTTGCCGTCCATGACGACAAGGCAAAGAAACTGATGGACGGCTACAAAGCTCATTCGGACAAATGGGGCGCCGACCTGCAACAGGAAGAAGATAAGGCTCATGAGTTTGAAGCCGAGGTAAGACGATCTGAGCGTAAAGCCAACCGCTTTGATCTAGGTGAGGCTCTTCTCGAAATCGGTCTCGTTGTCACCTCAATAACTTTGCTCACGCGGCAACGCGCCTACTGGTATCTCGGCATGGGGTTCGGAATTGCGGGGATGGCCGTCTGCGTCACCGTTCTGCTTCTGCATCTCTAA